TGCTACTTACGTATTACAATAGCGGAATACACCTCTAATGTCAACTTCTCTGAGTGCTGCATTGAGAATAGGTATGGTGGTCATCTCAGCACCAAGCCCAACCAATACCACCACTCCACCAGAACGAGTAGCCTAGACAGAATACACCACCATCAGCACTGATAGAACAACTGAGTATCATCGAAGATCTCTGTAAAtctcacaaaaaaaatttaagataaaTGAGAATAAGTCAAATACATTAAGCGGCAGCTGAAACCACAGCAAATCGGATTTTTACTTACTTTTGATCATGAACTTACATAGATGGCTGTCTGAATACTGCTCTCCACTCCAGTGCATTCTATGCTGGCTTGAGGCATGCAACCAAGCATTCCCTCCAATCTTTTGGCCAGTTCCTGTGGTGCATCCTCTTTCTTCACAGGTAGCAGGAAGTCTGCCCCCATCTCTTTTGCTTTGGCCAGCCGATCAGAGGACAGGTCTATGCATAGAGATttcaaaatatatgcaatatattatatttatgctatacaatatttattttatatatacaaataGTATATATAATTCACTTTTAAAATAACATATCGAATAAAGATGTATTACCACTTATTATTACTTGTGAGGCACCCATGGCTTTGGCTGCCAGCAATGAGACTAGTCCAATTGGTCCTATGTTGATCAAAACAAATTTATCACATATCTAATAGTCATTTTCCAAtgatgttttcaaaacagtttaATGCCTTTTACAGgcattaaataattttctttactCAGTGATATGACAAACAAGGACAAAGTCCTGACCCAAAATAGAAGACAGAGGTTATTAAACTGACTGGTTAGTCAATGTGTAACAGTTGTGTAAACATGTGCAACCATTAAATCATGGCTGACCTGCACCACAGACAAACACTGAGCTTCCAAGAGTGACCCCTGCCCTCCTGCAGGCATGGATCCCCACTGACAGGGGCTCAACCAGGGCTCCCTCCTCATAAGTGACATTATCAGGAAGCCTAGAATATAAAGCATAGAATTAAAGGgttaacaaacaataaaaacatttagatATAATAAACAGATAATAAAGCACAAGTAACTTGATTCGAATGATTATCTGACTTGTAGCAGAAGTTGGCACTGTGCTTATAGTATCTACACAGGTTTCCATCATCTGGGGGAGTGGCACAGAAGAATATGCTGGGAGACAGGTTGTAATGTCCAGATTTAAAAAACTCATCTATTTCACGAGGAACGCCAGGCTCAATGGCAACTCTGTCCCCTGTGGGGTGAGAAAGAGGATAACCACCCTTTAACACAGTTAATCTTAGTGaaactgtttattttacaaaTCAACCgcaacactttttattttattaaatgccaCAAGGACatagaaaatatgtatttttacacAGTCACGTAAATAACATCACTAACATTGCAATCATTTTACATAAAATGCTATTCCTTTATGATACATGTTTTCTATTAAAAACAATCGAGGTTACaatggggcacttacaatggaagtgaatggggcaaatatttggatggtttaaacacagaaatgtgaagcttataatcttATAAAACCACTTgcagtaattcttctgttaaaactcatgtattatttgtaaaattggctttaactttacacagaaaaggttagtaagcgattttatcacattaaaatcatgttaacgcatgCTTATGTCtttttgctatacttttgaaactgtgagtattttcatgtttaatgtttcatGTGCAATATATACTTCAGAACATGTCAAAAtaacttctttaaaaaaataatcacacCAAATAAACACTGGCCCAACACAGAGAGCACTCACCTGTTTTGAGGTGCGTCACAGCAGAGCCCACTTTCACTACACGACCAGAGCCTTCATGTCCCAGTATCATGGGCTGTTTCACGACATAGTCCCCAATCCGTCCATTCTGCCAGTAGTGCACGTCGGATCCACAGATACCCACCGAGTGCATCTGAAGCAATACctcttaaataattataaattaaataaataaataaaatacatttaataatatatttaaacgcTGGACAAATGTCAGTTATTATTGTACTGCATTGCAAATATTTAAATGAGGAATCTTTACCATTTGCTCCCGGCTCTGGAATCGGACGTTGTTCCTGTAAATTTATAtaaatttgaaatattaataaaacaaaaatgtgtacctTCTGCAGTCTTTTGTACAGCTGCAAACAGTTCaattgttgcaaaaaaaaaaaaaagtaaaatacatgAAATGTCATACCAATCTTAGGTCTCCTTTAGAGTGCAAGACCACGGAAATATTATCTTTATCCATTTTATTCTATGGTACAGACACACGGCAACTGGTAAACTACCTAAAAAGAGTGTAGCCTCATTTAATCATTCAAACTTGTACGGATTACTCTCTCTGACGCCACTATTACAGCCATCCCACATCTTCCTGTTTTCCTTAGTAGCCCATTCAAGACCATCAAATCTGCGCGAGGTGTGCATGCACAGCGCAGTTTGCCAtctgggttctggaagtatttcccccatcattttaatttctcttcatattttttttaaatttttttatgaatcACAACATTAGGGTCATTATCAAAATATCGTGTcaaacatgtcccttgacttttaagtcatgaaaaatatttaaaatagcaGAGAAACCCAATTTAAAAGGCATCATTGTATAAACTAACCTTTTAATCAAATATATTAAATGGTTTGACACtataatgttttaaacatttttaaagacatttt
The sequence above is a segment of the Xyrauchen texanus isolate HMW12.3.18 chromosome 2, RBS_HiC_50CHRs, whole genome shotgun sequence genome. Coding sequences within it:
- the sord gene encoding sorbitol dehydrogenase, which translates into the protein MDKDNISVVLHSKGDLRLEQRPIPEPGANEVLLQMHSVGICGSDVHYWQNGRIGDYVVKQPMILGHEGSGRVVKVGSAVTHLKTGDRVAIEPGVPREIDEFFKSGHYNLSPSIFFCATPPDDGNLCRYYKHSANFCYKLPDNVTYEEGALVEPLSVGIHACRRAGVTLGSSVFVCGAGPIGLVSLLAAKAMGASQVIISDLSSDRLAKAKEMGADFLLPVKKEDAPQELAKRLEGMLGCMPQASIECTGVESSIQTAIYATRSGGVVVLVGLGAEMTTIPILNAALREVDIRGVFRYCNTWPMAIALLASKNLNVKPLVTHRFPLEQAVQAFETARQGLGIKVILKCDKNDQNP